The Sediminispirochaeta smaragdinae DSM 11293 genome has a segment encoding these proteins:
- a CDS encoding ABC transporter ATP-binding protein: MIKVLLSSIRQYKKDSILTPVYVIFESIMEVLIPTLMAYLIDYGIMQEDMSNVFKIGLGLVFCSMISLISGILAGRSAAIASAGFAKNLRHDIYYNVQNFSFSNVDKFSTASLVTRLTTDITNVQNAYMMFIRMAIRSPFIMIFALIMAFRIDAHISLIFLVIMPVLLFGLLFIATYVHPIFVRIFKTYDKLNSVAQENLRGIRVVKSFTREAHEEKKFGRISELIFKDFSKAEKILAFNMPLMQFCVYAAMILISWLSAKAIIASNNNPAIGLSTGDLTGLITYTMQILMSLMMLSMVFVMIIISRASAERIVEVLTEESDLKNCDEPVYEVKNGSVSFENVSFSYARKTDKPVLDGINFSIESGETVGILGGTGASKSSLVQLIPRLYDVVSGRLTVGGVDVRNYDIESLRNQVAMVLQKNVLFSGTIKENLRWGNEHASDEDLIRVCKQAQADSFVQEFPDTYDTYIEQGGANVSGGQKQRLCIARALLKNPKILILDDSTSAVDTTTDSLIRHAFKKEIPDTTKIIIAQRIKSIQDADKIIVLDEGRINAIGTHDELLETCKIYREVYESQNRESLIHE; the protein is encoded by the coding sequence ATGATTAAAGTACTACTATCCAGTATCCGGCAGTATAAAAAAGATTCTATCCTGACGCCGGTATATGTGATATTTGAATCCATTATGGAAGTCTTAATACCTACGTTAATGGCTTATCTGATTGACTACGGAATCATGCAGGAAGATATGTCCAATGTGTTTAAAATAGGCTTGGGACTGGTTTTCTGCTCTATGATATCCCTCATTTCCGGCATTCTGGCGGGACGTAGCGCCGCTATAGCATCTGCCGGTTTTGCAAAGAATTTGCGCCATGATATATATTACAATGTTCAGAATTTTTCATTTTCGAATGTTGACAAGTTTTCTACTGCAAGTTTGGTTACCCGGCTGACTACAGATATTACCAATGTCCAGAATGCCTATATGATGTTCATCCGCATGGCGATACGAAGTCCCTTTATTATGATTTTTGCCTTGATCATGGCCTTCCGCATAGATGCTCATATCTCTCTGATTTTTCTTGTGATTATGCCCGTGCTCTTATTCGGTCTTTTATTTATTGCTACATACGTTCATCCAATTTTTGTGAGGATCTTTAAGACATACGATAAGTTGAATAGCGTTGCCCAGGAGAATCTGAGAGGAATACGTGTTGTAAAATCATTTACCAGAGAGGCTCATGAAGAAAAAAAGTTCGGTAGGATATCTGAGCTCATTTTTAAAGATTTTTCCAAAGCCGAAAAGATACTGGCATTCAATATGCCGCTCATGCAATTTTGCGTCTATGCCGCTATGATATTGATTTCATGGCTCAGTGCAAAGGCTATAATTGCCAGCAATAATAATCCGGCTATAGGTCTTTCCACCGGCGATCTTACCGGGCTTATTACGTATACAATGCAGATCTTAATGAGCTTGATGATGCTTTCCATGGTCTTTGTCATGATCATCATTTCCCGAGCATCTGCTGAACGTATTGTTGAGGTTCTGACAGAGGAGAGCGATCTTAAAAACTGTGATGAGCCTGTATATGAGGTGAAAAATGGCTCTGTTTCCTTTGAAAACGTTAGTTTCTCTTATGCGAGGAAAACAGACAAACCGGTTCTCGATGGCATCAATTTCTCCATAGAATCGGGGGAAACGGTTGGTATTCTTGGCGGAACTGGGGCATCGAAATCTAGTTTGGTCCAACTTATTCCTCGTCTTTATGATGTAGTAAGCGGAAGGTTAACCGTCGGTGGTGTAGACGTTCGAAATTACGACATTGAATCATTGCGCAATCAGGTTGCCATGGTCCTGCAAAAGAACGTTTTGTTTTCCGGAACGATCAAAGAAAACCTTCGCTGGGGCAATGAACATGCTTCCGATGAAGACTTAATCAGGGTTTGCAAACAGGCACAGGCCGACAGTTTCGTACAGGAATTTCCCGATACATATGACACCTATATTGAACAGGGTGGCGCCAATGTTTCCGGCGGTCAGAAACAGCGGTTGTGTATTGCAAGAGCACTGTTGAAAAATCCAAAAATACTGATACTTGATGATTCCACCAGTGCTGTAGACACCACGACGGATTCTCTGATTCGGCATGCATTTAAAAAGGAAATTCCCGATACGACAAAGATTATCATCGCTCAGCGCATAAAGTCGATCCAGGATGCAGACAAAATCATTGTGCTGGATGAGGGCAGGATTAATGCCATAGGAACGCATGATGAGCTACTTGAGACATGCAAGATTTACCGAGAAGTGTATGAATCCCAGAACAGAGAGAGTCTTATTCATGAATAA
- a CDS encoding MarR family winged helix-turn-helix transcriptional regulator: MDEIRMGLELRTLNNLVRRYFEFSSNKKEIEAITGNNGWIIGYLARNTDAGRDVYQKDIEEHFNITRSTVSNVLSLMEQKGLIQRLAVKHDARLKKIVLTKKAKKIQDLMREDIDRMERILTQGFTDDELKMLYMLLQRMKENISNK, translated from the coding sequence ATGGATGAAATAAGGATGGGGTTGGAACTCCGCACGTTGAATAATCTTGTCCGGCGTTATTTTGAGTTTTCTTCCAATAAAAAGGAAATCGAGGCAATAACCGGGAACAACGGGTGGATCATTGGATATCTTGCGAGAAATACAGATGCGGGAAGAGATGTTTACCAGAAAGATATTGAAGAACATTTCAATATTACCAGATCGACTGTGTCGAATGTGCTCAGCCTGATGGAGCAAAAAGGCTTGATTCAAAGGTTGGCCGTCAAGCATGATGCACGCTTAAAAAAAATTGTTCTCACAAAAAAGGCAAAGAAGATTCAGGACCTCATGAGGGAAGATATTGACCGGATGGAACGTATTCTGACCCAGGGGTTTACGGACGACGAATTGAAAATGCTGTACATGCTTTTACAACGGATGAAGGAAAATATATCTAATAAATAA
- a CDS encoding SHOCT domain-containing protein, which translates to MTIIKRCAIGILSLSFLLVPAFVLTANEGGHGSGIDQIIAEIEQTQGVDTISEINPDRVSPKLLEELGDAVMGIMISDEQQHEWMDQMMGGEGSEQLASMHRLMGYRYLQSNGDLSSGLWGPGMSGYGMMGPGMMGSWGVSSGWYGPGSPDVMAGLMTPWLCAICLVLLIAVIVLIIALVKAKKTRITFDSGTAKEIIRSRYAKGELSREDYLQLKDDLKEN; encoded by the coding sequence ATGACTATAATAAAACGGTGTGCAATCGGTATACTAAGTTTGAGTTTTTTACTGGTTCCGGCGTTTGTTCTCACGGCAAATGAAGGTGGGCACGGCAGCGGTATCGACCAGATAATTGCAGAAATCGAGCAAACCCAGGGTGTAGACACCATCAGCGAAATAAATCCCGACAGGGTCTCTCCAAAGCTTCTGGAAGAACTTGGTGATGCAGTTATGGGGATTATGATTTCGGATGAACAGCAACATGAATGGATGGATCAGATGATGGGAGGAGAGGGCTCTGAGCAGCTTGCTTCCATGCACCGCCTTATGGGCTACCGCTATCTCCAGAGTAACGGAGATCTTAGCTCCGGGCTTTGGGGGCCGGGAATGTCGGGATACGGCATGATGGGTCCGGGCATGATGGGTTCCTGGGGAGTAAGCAGCGGATGGTACGGTCCGGGCAGCCCTGACGTGATGGCCGGATTGATGACCCCCTGGCTCTGTGCGATTTGTCTTGTACTGTTGATTGCCGTGATCGTTCTTATTATTGCACTGGTAAAAGCAAAAAAGACACGTATAACCTTTGACTCAGGGACAGCGAAAGAGATTATCCGTTCGCGCTATGCCAAAGGAGAGCTATCCAGGGAGGATTATCTCCAGCTAAAGGATGATTTGAAAGAAAACTAA
- a CDS encoding SHOCT domain-containing protein has product MILILAGLIVGGVFLIRWALNRPGGGWHEGTANDKQTAEEILDERYAKGEISREEYMQMKADLGNKA; this is encoded by the coding sequence ATGATACTGATATTAGCAGGCCTGATTGTAGGAGGCGTCTTTCTTATCCGGTGGGCGCTTAACCGTCCCGGTGGCGGATGGCATGAAGGTACCGCAAATGACAAACAAACTGCAGAAGAAATCCTTGATGAGCGGTATGCCAAAGGCGAGATTTCCAGGGAAGAGTACATGCAGATGAAGGCCGATCTTGGGAATAAAGCTTAG
- a CDS encoding copper-translocating P-type ATPase produces MSANHEHHHDHSEHHRMMIRDFRKRFYVTLILTIPVLALSPLIQKFMGFTLGFKGDTFVVFALATVIFFYGGWPFLSGLVGELKQKNPGMMTLIGLAITVAYVYSAAVSFGLDGSPFYWELATLIAIMLAGHWIEMASVLSASSALEKLAQLMPSEAHRKSGGDIIDVPLSEVHKGDLLVIKPGEKIPSDGLVENGGSYIDESMLTGESRPVRKGEGDRLIGGSINGDGALELRVEGTGEDSYLSKVITMVREAQAAKSKTQALSDRAAFWLTIVAISVGVVTLLAWLFVGKDLQFAITRMATVMVITCPHALGLAIPLVVAVSTAKSAQNGLLIRNRTAFENARKITTVVFDKTGTLTKGTFEVTAIDLHDNQFDERQLLTYAAALEAQSEHPIGKSIVAHAKKESIRPELAENVQAIKGKGVSGTIAGRAIHVVSPGYLEEQELRRPEHAGHKGGVSRVFVIVDGSVAGSIALSDTIRPESYQAVKALRKRGIKCWMLTGDNRETAAAVANELGMDGFFAEVLPDQKQERIRELQNGGEYVAMTGDGVNDSPALAQAEIGIAVGSGTDVAAATADIILVESNPRDITALILFGRATYRKMVQNLIWASGYNVVTIPLAAGVLYSAGIVLSPEIGAILMSLSTVIVAINARLLRIRKEDV; encoded by the coding sequence ATGTCAGCAAATCATGAACATCATCATGATCATTCCGAACACCACCGGATGATGATTCGGGATTTTCGAAAGCGCTTCTATGTTACTCTTATCCTTACCATTCCTGTTCTTGCCCTTTCTCCGCTTATCCAGAAATTTATGGGATTTACCCTTGGATTCAAAGGAGATACCTTTGTCGTTTTTGCCCTTGCAACAGTAATCTTTTTTTACGGCGGCTGGCCGTTTCTTTCCGGCTTGGTCGGGGAGCTGAAACAGAAAAATCCCGGAATGATGACGCTTATCGGCCTTGCCATTACAGTGGCTTATGTCTACAGCGCCGCAGTAAGCTTCGGACTGGACGGCTCTCCTTTTTACTGGGAACTGGCTACGCTGATCGCAATCATGCTTGCCGGCCACTGGATTGAGATGGCCTCTGTACTGAGCGCATCATCGGCCCTTGAGAAGCTGGCCCAATTGATGCCCAGTGAGGCTCACCGGAAAAGCGGCGGCGATATAATCGATGTCCCTCTGTCCGAGGTTCACAAAGGAGATTTGCTGGTCATCAAACCTGGGGAAAAAATTCCATCCGACGGTCTTGTAGAAAACGGCGGGAGCTATATCGATGAATCAATGCTGACCGGTGAGTCCCGGCCGGTGCGGAAGGGAGAGGGTGACAGGCTTATCGGCGGCTCGATAAACGGTGACGGCGCACTGGAGCTAAGAGTAGAGGGAACCGGAGAGGATTCCTATTTGTCGAAGGTTATCACCATGGTCAGGGAGGCCCAGGCTGCGAAATCGAAAACCCAGGCGCTTTCTGACAGGGCCGCCTTCTGGCTTACCATTGTAGCCATATCCGTTGGTGTCGTGACGCTTCTGGCATGGCTATTTGTTGGAAAGGACCTGCAGTTCGCCATCACCCGCATGGCCACGGTGATGGTCATTACCTGCCCCCATGCCCTCGGCCTTGCAATTCCCCTGGTGGTTGCGGTCTCTACCGCAAAATCGGCGCAGAACGGTTTGCTCATACGAAACCGCACCGCATTTGAGAATGCGCGAAAAATAACAACGGTTGTCTTTGACAAAACCGGAACCTTAACAAAGGGGACATTTGAGGTTACAGCCATAGACCTGCATGACAACCAGTTCGATGAAAGACAGCTGCTCACTTACGCGGCGGCACTGGAAGCGCAATCCGAGCATCCTATAGGAAAGAGCATCGTCGCTCATGCAAAAAAGGAAAGCATCAGGCCAGAACTTGCGGAAAACGTTCAGGCAATCAAAGGCAAGGGGGTATCGGGAACGATTGCCGGAAGAGCGATACATGTTGTCAGCCCCGGCTATCTTGAGGAACAAGAACTCCGGCGTCCGGAACATGCCGGCCATAAGGGAGGCGTTTCCCGTGTATTTGTCATTGTCGACGGAAGTGTGGCAGGGTCCATAGCCCTCTCAGATACAATTCGCCCGGAATCCTATCAGGCTGTCAAAGCCCTGCGGAAGAGGGGAATCAAGTGCTGGATGCTCACCGGTGACAACCGGGAAACTGCTGCGGCTGTGGCAAATGAGCTCGGGATGGATGGTTTTTTCGCGGAGGTTCTGCCGGATCAGAAACAGGAAAGGATCAGGGAATTGCAGAACGGTGGCGAGTATGTCGCCATGACCGGAGACGGAGTGAATGACTCCCCAGCCCTGGCACAGGCGGAGATCGGTATCGCGGTGGGGTCCGGGACCGATGTCGCCGCTGCTACGGCCGATATCATTCTTGTGGAATCCAATCCCCGGGATATAACGGCGCTTATCCTTTTCGGCAGGGCAACCTACCGGAAGATGGTACAGAACCTCATATGGGCAAGTGGTTATAACGTGGTGACCATCCCTCTTGCGGCCGGGGTACTGTATAGCGCCGGAATAGTGCTTTCTCCCGAGATCGGGGCGATACTGATGTCACTTTCAACGGTGATTGTCGCAATCAATGCCAGATTGCTTAGAATAAGAAAAGAAGACGTATAG
- a CDS encoding NAD(P)H-dependent oxidoreductase subunit E yields MGEHQQKEAKMHVSVCMGTNCTFRGASQLMETLRAEEGIKDHCIIEEMSCPDELCDHSRRSPVVKIDDDYVMQAKPEAILDEVYKRIRDNREP; encoded by the coding sequence ATGGGGGAACACCAACAAAAAGAGGCAAAAATGCATGTTTCCGTTTGTATGGGTACCAATTGCACATTTCGAGGAGCCTCTCAGCTCATGGAAACGTTGCGGGCAGAAGAAGGTATCAAAGATCACTGTATCATTGAGGAAATGTCATGCCCGGACGAGCTTTGCGATCATTCGAGAAGATCTCCCGTAGTTAAAATCGACGACGACTATGTTATGCAGGCAAAGCCCGAGGCAATTCTTGATGAAGTTTACAAACGCATCCGGGATAATCGGGAACCATAA
- a CDS encoding monomeric [FeFe] hydrogenase, translating into MKGYGVKRIFERMRGIYTPVTDLRRRLLMETVQFIIEGKDPSEIESLPFNIIEMGKPAYRCCSYRELSIVKQRLRLAFGLPLIEERENMPVSRGIERAFTSEKIIDVPLVNVIRAACEKCPEDEVIVTDKCQSCMAHPCSIVCPRNAITFPEGKAHIDQDKCIKCMKCVQVCPYSAITRMVRPCAEACGVGAIDSDEEGFARIDQKVCVSCGLCTVSCPFGAISDKSEIVQVTFSLLEHDENPLGQKLYAIVAPSFTGQFGNKVTPEMIFEGIGKLGFDRVMEVAYGADCDTVLLAGTYSAGHGDFLGTSCCPSWVMAARASFPDLAENITDSYTPMVETAKKIKETDADAKIIFIGPCIAKKYEALTEEVSEYIDHVLTFEELAALFVAFGIDLMSITDGHPINDASALGRGYANAGGVGDAIIKTVENRFGISDIQFERADTLADCLEMLKRIKKGETSPNLVEGMACPGGCVGGPGTLASPGTASRQVTRFAEAGVLKDNV; encoded by the coding sequence ATGAAAGGATACGGCGTCAAAAGGATCTTTGAGCGAATGCGCGGCATCTACACTCCGGTAACAGATCTGCGCAGGCGGCTTCTCATGGAAACGGTACAATTTATCATCGAAGGAAAAGATCCGTCGGAAATTGAGTCACTTCCTTTTAATATTATTGAAATGGGTAAACCTGCATACCGCTGCTGTTCATACCGGGAGCTTTCCATTGTAAAGCAGCGACTACGACTGGCATTCGGGCTACCGCTGATAGAAGAGCGTGAGAATATGCCGGTTTCCCGCGGAATAGAAAGGGCATTTACCAGCGAGAAAATAATCGACGTCCCCCTTGTGAACGTAATCCGTGCCGCCTGCGAAAAATGCCCAGAGGATGAGGTGATCGTTACCGATAAGTGTCAATCCTGTATGGCCCATCCCTGTTCAATTGTCTGTCCGCGAAACGCCATTACCTTTCCCGAGGGAAAGGCCCATATCGATCAGGATAAATGTATAAAATGCATGAAATGTGTCCAGGTGTGTCCCTATTCCGCCATTACCAGAATGGTACGCCCCTGTGCCGAAGCATGCGGAGTCGGTGCTATAGATTCTGATGAAGAAGGCTTTGCCCGGATAGATCAGAAGGTCTGTGTAAGCTGCGGCTTATGCACAGTCTCATGCCCGTTCGGTGCGATTTCGGATAAATCGGAGATTGTTCAGGTGACATTCAGCCTGCTGGAACATGATGAAAACCCCCTGGGACAGAAGTTGTACGCAATTGTAGCACCTTCCTTTACCGGACAGTTCGGAAATAAAGTAACGCCGGAGATGATTTTTGAAGGCATAGGAAAACTTGGATTTGACAGAGTTATGGAGGTTGCCTACGGCGCGGACTGCGATACCGTTCTCCTGGCTGGAACATATTCTGCCGGACATGGTGATTTTTTGGGTACATCCTGCTGCCCCTCATGGGTGATGGCGGCACGTGCCTCTTTCCCGGATTTGGCTGAAAACATAACCGACAGCTATACGCCTATGGTCGAGACGGCAAAAAAGATCAAGGAGACCGATGCCGACGCAAAAATCATATTCATCGGACCGTGTATTGCGAAAAAGTACGAGGCCCTGACAGAAGAGGTTTCGGAATATATCGATCATGTGCTGACCTTTGAAGAACTGGCCGCCCTGTTTGTGGCCTTTGGAATCGATCTCATGTCTATTACAGACGGCCATCCCATTAATGATGCCAGTGCTCTCGGCCGGGGATATGCGAATGCGGGAGGTGTTGGAGATGCCATCATCAAAACAGTAGAGAATAGGTTCGGCATTTCCGATATCCAATTTGAAAGGGCCGATACTCTTGCCGACTGTCTGGAAATGCTTAAAAGAATTAAAAAAGGCGAGACCAGCCCTAACCTTGTAGAGGGTATGGCATGTCCAGGCGGCTGTGTGGGAGGGCCAGGAACGCTGGCATCTCCCGGAACTGCTTCACGCCAAGTTACCAGGTTCGCAGAAGCTGGGGTTCTGAAAGATAACGTGTAA
- a CDS encoding HD domain-containing phosphohydrolase, which translates to MKLHFKFQISLLILVCCILIISSITTLLAVLSISKRVDTEKAGQLFSETGNRVQDELTKMLVQAQKSVHQVATVPGIADKQNDDGLSLPFIRYFVELLNNYPEIYSVYRGFSDNTFLQLIHAGTDEKIIRKHEAPDGTVYILRSIIMMDEKGEAARELWTYLNEDLEVVGKRVHDRVEYTASSRPWFLLARENLQEGVLTDTYLFDSFQEPGITAAKSIGTQCVVGIDITLASLEDFLNNLYVSENCRTALLDAKGSILASNSKLKEWIGSSNDFLAPINTTFNDNTDMQSLSEVVLPPTREGAFSIRDTYMIWSRSWEPIGGHVFDLIMIAPSEDFLGYLVEMRQRAIASALFLLFLLFPFVMLGSRRLSHFLTILAREARRMKNLDFNGDVPQKTIIVEFAELSEAFALMKSALKAKTKDLQIATVKLQRIIDLGIAMSVEKNTDLLTEMILKGAKEIGDADGGSLYLKKGDHLEFQVVLNDSLNIAQGGAEKERVRLPHVPLYKENGEPNRNNVVSCAIHDQRTIVVDNAYESKGYDFTGTREFDTFNNYKSISFMTVPLQVQGGDMIGALQLINARSPVEGQIIPFSDSVKTFIEALSAEAAAIYQAKALINSNDRLLESFIQLIAGAIDTKSPYTGGHCKRVPELAIMLANEAERTSAGPLADFRFSSDEERKAFRYGAWLHDCGKITTPEYVVDKSVKLETINNRIHEIRMRFEIFLRDLKIEELEAVMSGKNPADARTAREEEEDTLFDDFSFIAECNYGNRYLSDGDIKRLRLIGNRKWFRRMDPSLGLSWAEHERFVESGRTTKPGWEFLLDDRKDHIIRLQAQSRNDYKGLGFMLEQPEYLYNNGELYNLSIPVGTLNREERYKINEHIIQTIMMLQTLPFPDALKRVPEFAGTHHERLSGDGYPRMLKADDLSIPSRIMAIADIFEALTAGDRPYKRAKKISEAIEILYQFKKDNHIDPDLFNLFLTSGIFSVYAKQHLPPDLIDEVDIEQYLD; encoded by the coding sequence ATGAAGCTCCATTTTAAATTCCAGATCAGTTTACTGATTTTGGTCTGTTGTATACTCATCATCTCTTCCATCACTACCCTGCTTGCCGTTTTGTCTATTAGCAAACGGGTGGATACAGAAAAAGCTGGTCAGCTTTTTAGTGAGACGGGAAACAGAGTTCAGGATGAATTGACAAAAATGCTTGTTCAGGCTCAAAAATCGGTACATCAGGTGGCAACAGTTCCTGGAATCGCTGATAAGCAAAATGATGATGGATTATCCTTACCTTTTATACGCTATTTTGTTGAGCTCTTAAACAATTACCCGGAAATTTATTCCGTGTATCGCGGTTTTTCCGATAATACCTTCCTTCAGTTAATTCATGCAGGTACCGACGAAAAGATCATACGTAAGCATGAAGCACCGGACGGGACTGTCTATATTCTACGGTCGATAATTATGATGGATGAGAAAGGAGAGGCAGCGCGTGAGCTATGGACCTATCTAAACGAGGACTTGGAGGTCGTTGGAAAGCGCGTACATGATAGGGTTGAGTATACGGCATCATCTCGTCCGTGGTTTCTTTTGGCTCGGGAGAACCTTCAGGAAGGTGTGCTAACAGATACGTATCTCTTTGATTCTTTCCAAGAACCCGGCATAACTGCTGCCAAATCAATAGGAACACAATGCGTCGTAGGTATAGATATAACGCTGGCAAGTTTGGAGGATTTTCTCAACAATCTTTATGTCTCTGAGAACTGTAGAACAGCCTTATTGGACGCTAAAGGTTCTATTCTTGCCTCGAATAGCAAATTAAAAGAGTGGATCGGCTCTTCAAATGATTTTTTGGCGCCTATTAATACGACATTTAATGATAATACCGACATGCAAAGTTTGAGTGAAGTTGTCCTTCCCCCCACAAGGGAAGGAGCGTTTTCCATACGCGATACATATATGATCTGGAGCCGCTCTTGGGAACCGATAGGGGGACATGTTTTTGATCTCATTATGATAGCCCCATCTGAGGATTTCTTGGGCTATCTGGTAGAGATGCGACAAAGGGCTATTGCTTCTGCTTTGTTTCTACTTTTTTTGCTCTTCCCCTTTGTTATGCTTGGCAGTAGGAGGCTTAGCCACTTTCTTACTATCCTTGCACGTGAAGCGAGACGGATGAAGAATCTTGATTTTAACGGCGATGTTCCTCAGAAAACGATCATAGTGGAATTTGCAGAATTATCTGAAGCATTTGCATTGATGAAAAGCGCCTTAAAAGCAAAGACGAAAGATTTGCAGATTGCCACTGTGAAGCTTCAGCGAATAATCGATTTGGGAATAGCTATGTCCGTTGAAAAGAATACAGATCTTCTGACAGAGATGATACTCAAAGGTGCAAAGGAAATAGGCGATGCCGACGGTGGGAGTTTATATCTCAAAAAGGGTGACCATCTGGAGTTCCAGGTAGTTTTGAATGATAGTCTGAACATAGCGCAGGGAGGGGCTGAGAAAGAAAGAGTTAGGCTACCGCATGTTCCATTATATAAGGAAAATGGAGAACCTAATCGGAACAATGTGGTCTCCTGCGCAATACATGACCAGCGGACCATCGTCGTTGATAACGCTTATGAGAGTAAAGGGTATGATTTTACCGGTACAAGAGAATTCGACACATTCAACAACTACAAGTCGATTTCTTTTATGACTGTACCTTTGCAGGTACAGGGAGGGGATATGATCGGTGCTCTGCAGCTGATCAATGCCCGTTCTCCTGTCGAAGGACAGATTATTCCTTTCAGTGACTCGGTTAAGACGTTTATCGAGGCGTTAAGTGCTGAGGCTGCGGCCATCTATCAAGCTAAGGCCCTTATCAACTCCAATGACAGACTCCTTGAGTCCTTTATTCAGCTCATAGCTGGTGCGATTGATACCAAAAGTCCCTATACCGGAGGACATTGTAAAAGAGTCCCGGAGCTGGCCATCATGCTGGCGAATGAAGCGGAACGGACCTCTGCCGGCCCGCTTGCTGATTTCAGGTTTTCTTCCGACGAGGAACGAAAGGCCTTTCGATATGGTGCCTGGCTCCATGACTGCGGTAAGATAACGACACCGGAATATGTGGTGGATAAATCAGTCAAATTGGAAACCATCAATAACCGGATTCATGAAATACGAATGCGCTTTGAGATTTTCCTCAGGGACCTGAAGATCGAAGAATTGGAAGCTGTTATGTCAGGGAAGAATCCTGCTGATGCCCGTACAGCAAGGGAGGAAGAGGAAGATACACTATTTGATGACTTTTCATTTATTGCCGAGTGTAATTATGGCAATCGTTATCTCAGCGATGGTGATATCAAACGCTTACGTCTCATTGGAAATAGAAAGTGGTTCAGAAGAATGGACCCCTCTCTCGGATTATCATGGGCCGAACACGAACGATTTGTAGAATCAGGTCGAACCACCAAACCCGGATGGGAATTTTTACTCGATGATCGGAAAGATCACATCATTCGTTTACAGGCTCAGAGTAGAAACGACTATAAAGGTCTTGGTTTTATGCTTGAGCAACCGGAGTACCTTTATAACAATGGCGAACTGTATAATTTGTCTATTCCCGTCGGCACCCTTAATCGAGAAGAGCGATATAAAATCAACGAACATATCATACAAACCATAATGATGCTTCAAACACTGCCTTTCCCCGATGCACTAAAAAGAGTCCCCGAATTCGCCGGAACACATCACGAACGGCTTTCGGGGGATGGGTATCCCAGAATGCTTAAGGCTGATGATCTATCTATTCCTTCCCGAATAATGGCGATTGCCGATATCTTCGAAGCCCTGACAGCTGGCGACAGGCCGTATAAAAGAGCGAAGAAGATATCGGAAGCCATCGAGATATTATATCAATTCAAAAAGGACAATCACATCGATCCTGACCTGTTCAACCTTTTTCTTACGTCCGGAATTTTCAGCGTCTATGCAAAGCAGCATCTTCCCCCGGATCTCATTGACGAAGTGGATATTGAGCAGTATTTGGATTAA
- a CDS encoding class II aldolase/adducin family protein — protein sequence MRSGLSKKYKIALWVAKSLFERNKVSGSSANMSFRHNGLVYITASNTCFGSLTSRRFSVVDIEGNRHNGITPSKELPLHLLLYKKSENIQAVIHTHSFYSTLWSCLDHSANTMDVIPNYTPYLRMKLGSVGLVPYAKPGSRELFEAFQLRLDKSDGFLLEHHGPIVGGADLESAFYILEELEESARVAWMLRNVHAQVLP from the coding sequence ATGCGCAGTGGACTTTCGAAGAAGTACAAGATTGCGCTATGGGTCGCGAAAAGTCTTTTTGAACGAAATAAGGTCTCGGGCTCATCAGCAAACATGAGTTTCCGTCATAATGGGCTGGTTTATATTACTGCCAGTAATACTTGCTTTGGTTCTTTGACCAGCAGACGGTTTTCGGTGGTTGACATAGAAGGCAATCGACATAATGGTATTACTCCCAGTAAAGAACTACCATTGCATCTTCTCCTGTACAAGAAAAGTGAAAACATACAGGCGGTAATACATACACATAGTTTTTACTCGACTCTTTGGTCGTGTTTGGATCATTCTGCTAATACTATGGACGTGATACCAAATTACACTCCCTATCTGAGAATGAAGCTTGGTTCTGTGGGGCTCGTTCCATACGCTAAACCTGGTTCGAGAGAGTTGTTTGAGGCATTTCAGCTTCGGCTTGATAAAAGTGATGGGTTTTTACTGGAACACCATGGGCCTATTGTCGGGGGCGCCGATCTTGAATCGGCGTTCTATATTCTAGAAGAATTAGAAGAAAGTGCAAGAGTTGCTTGGATGCTACGTAATGTGCATGCGCAAGTTCTTCCCTAA